The following nucleotide sequence is from Gordonia jinghuaiqii.
GCAACGAGCAGTTCCTGTCCAAGGCGCCCGACCACGTCGTCGCGAAAATCCGTGACCGCCAACGGATAGCGACGGAAGAGGTCGAGCGGTTGACCGCGAAACTGTCGAGTCTGGCCGGCGCGTGAGCGACGAGAACGGCTTCCCCGAGGAGGACCCCGCCGTCCTGGGCATGGATGCCTCGGGCGACCCGCTGGAGCTGTCGGCGCTGCTCGACGACGAGGAGCGGGCCGCCGACGCCGAGAGCGAGATCGCGCCGCTGCGGGTGACCGACAGCGCCGACGACCTGGCCGAGCTCGCCGACGTCGAGGCCGACCTGGACACCCGGTGGCCCGAGACCAAGATCGAGCCGTCGCTGACCCGGATCGCCGCAGTCATGGACCTGCTGGGCTCGCCGCAGCACGGCTACCCGGCGATCCACGTCGCCGGCACCAACGGCAAGACGTCGGTGACACGGATGATCGACGCCCTGATGACGGCGTTTCATCGCCGAACCGGACGGATCACGAGTCCACACCTGCAGCGTGTCACGGAACGGATCTCGTTGGACGGCAAGCCGATTCCGGCGCGCACCTATATCGACACCTATCGCGAGCTCGAGCCCTACATCACCATGGTCGACGACAGCTCGACGGCGGCCGGCGGTCCTCGGATGAGCAAGTTCGAGGTGCTGACCGCCATGGCCTACGCCGTTTTCGCCGAGGCGCCGGTGGACGTCGCGGTGGTGGAGACCGGCATGGGCGGCCGCTGGGACGCCACCAACGTCATCGACGGTGCGGTCTCGGTCATCACGCCCATCGCGATGGATCACGCCGACTACCTCGGGGACACGCTGGCCGCGATAGCGGGGGAGAAGGCGGGCATCATCAAGCCCGGCGAATCCGATGCCCCGGGCGCGGTCGATCCGGTCACGGTGATCGCCGAGCAGACGCCCGAGGTCATGGACGTATTGCTACGTGCGGCGGTCGAGGCCGGCACGGTCGTCGCCCGGCAGGGTTCGGAATTCGCGGTGCTCGACTCGGTCATCGCGGTCGGCGGGCAGATGCTCAGGATCCAGGGGCTCGGCGGCGTCTACGACGAGGTGTTCCTGCCGCTGCACGGCGCCCACCAGGCATCGAACGCCGCGCTGGCGCTGGCCGCGGTCGAGGCATTTTTCGGCGCCGGTCCCGGTCGTCAGCTCGACATCGACACCGTCCGTGCGGGTTTCGCCACCGTCGCCAATCCGGGTCGGCTCGAACGGTTGCGCAGTGCACCGACGGTGTTCGCCGACGCAGCGCACAATCCGCACGGTGCCGCAGCACTGGCCGACGCGCTCGCCGAGGAATTCGACTTCCGGCGTCTCATCGGCGTCGTCGGGGTGCTCGGTGACAAGGACGCGCGCGGGCTGCTCGAAGCGCTCGAGCCGGTCCTCGACGCCGTCGTCGTCACCGACAACGGATCGCCCCGTGCGCTCGATCCCGAGACTCTCGCCGAGTACGCCCGCGAGGTCTTCGGGGAGGACCGCGTCGTGGTGAAGCCGTTCCTGCCCGACGCCGTCGAGGAGGCGATCGCCCTGGCCGAGGAGGCCCACGGCGAACGAGTGTCGGGCGCGGGCGTCGTCATCACCGGCTCGGTCGTGACCGCCGGTGCCGCCCGCACCCTGTTCGGTAAGGAACCCTCATGACCCGGTACACCCCGCCCACGAACGATCCGTGGAAGGGCTTGCGCGGTGTCATGGCCGGCACGATGATCCTCGAGGTCATCGTGGTCATCCTGGCGTTTCCCGTCGTGTGGCGGCTCGGCGACGGACTGACATGGCTCTCGGGCGGCTATCTCGTGGTGCTCATCGTCGCGATGATCCTCGCCTGCGGGATGCAGGGGCGCCGCAACGCGATCGCCATCGATCTCGGCCTGCAGGTCGCCCTCATCGTCGGCGGTGTCTTCCACTGGTCGATCGCCGTCGTCGGCGTCGTCTTCGGATCGGTGTGGCTCTACATCCGCTACATCAAGGCCGACGTCGAGAAGAGGGTCGAGCGGGGCCTGCTCCCGGGGCAGGAACCGATCGACTGACCGCAGTAGACCTGGACATCTGACCGGGTCTCTTCTCGTTGATGATGTCTGGCCTTTGGTGGCCTCAATACCTGTGGCCGGACCGTTACCGGCGAAGGCGGGCGGAGCCCGGAGGTTGCTGCAACAATGGCCCAAGCTGCGGGGCATTCGGGTCATTCCGCGCAGCTTCACCCATCGCTGAGACATCCAACGTGAGGACGTACGTGCAGTTCCACTCTTTCCGGACGCCCGCCATCTCCGCTCGCATCGGTCGCGCGACAACCCGCGTGGCGGTGCTTGCCGGCGCGGCTCTCGCCCTGGCGGTTCCGGCCGCGGCGTCGGCGGCTCCCGCTCCCCAGCAGGCTCCGCCCGCGATCGCGAATTTCTCGGCTCCGGTCGCCGACGCACCTGTTCCGGTCGGACCGGGTGAGTTCAGCTACATCGCGACCCACTCGATCACCCAGCGTGCCGCCGGGATGAAGGCGCCGGAGGCGATCGCGTCCATGCCGGTGCCGGTTCAATACCGTCCCGCGAATCTTGCTCTGGCCCAACAGTTCGACCTCGCGCTCGCCGGTGCACTCGCATCGCCGGGAGGCTGCGTCCAGGTGGTCGTCGATCCGCGCTCGCGGACCGGGAGCCTGTTCAACTACGGCTTCTTCCCGGTGGCGGGCGAGTACTGCTCCTGACCGCCTGATGGCGCCGACGAGTCGATAAGGTGTCAGTCGTGACTGAACGCACTCTCGTACTCATCAAGCCGGACGGCGTCGAACGCGGACTCGTCGGCGACATCATCAGCCGAATCGAGCGCAAGGGCCTGACCCTCGCGGCTCTCGAACTCAAGACCGTCAGCGACGACGTCGCCGCCGGGCACTACGCCGAGCACGAGGGCAAACCCTTCTACTCGTCGTTGCTCGAATTCATCACCTCCGGCCCGCTGGTCGCGGCCGTACTCGAAGGCCCTCGTGCGATTGCCGCTTTCCGTCAGATCGCCGGCGGCACCGATCCGGTGGAGAAGGCGGTGCCCGGAACCATCCGCGGCGATTTCGCTCTGAACACGCAGTACAACCTGGTCCACGGGTCCGATTCTCCCGAATCGGCGGAACGTGAGATCGCTCTCTGGTTCCCCGAACTCACCAGCTGAGCGGGGTCACACGGCTCGACGCGCGCGGTCAAACGTCCATACTTTGCGGTCATCGGAGCGCGGTATGGGATACTTGCACAGTTATCGGCGACACACTTTGTCGGCGATGACCGGATGACGCGCCCTGGTTTCGGCGCGTCGCGGTGCGGCTGGTCCGCATCGCGACGCCACGGAACCGCAGCTGACCCCACCGAGGTTCGCACTGCTGCCAGCAGGCGAGCACTCAGGTTCGCGCCTGTGCCCGGTGGCGTGGAAGGCGTCCGGGGATGCGGTCATCGACACAGCAAGAGCGTCGTCGGTTGATTCGCACGTCGGATCATCGCGATGACGCGCAGACCACACAACACCGGCCCGACCGGGCCGGGACACAGAGCAAACCCTCGCGTGGCCGCGTCAGCCCGACGCGCCCGGGGGTTCGAGGAGACTGAGTGACCGACAACGGGTCGCCGGCTGACGCGAACGCAGCGTCAGAACCGGCGGAAGAATTTCCCAGCAAACTTCGTGTGCACGCCCTGGCCAGATTCCTGGGCCTGACGAGTCGGCAGGTGCTGGCGCACCTGGCGAATCTCGGGGTGCAGACCCGCAGCCCGCAATCGAGCGTCGACCGCGAGCTCGCCCAGGCGGTGGCCGCACGGGTGCGCGCCGAGGGCGAGGGCGACGAGACTGCGGCGGCCCCGGCCGAGCCGAGCGCGGCACCGACCGAGGCGCCCGAAACAGCAGAGGCGCCCGTAACAGCAGAGGTGCCCGCCGCAGAACCGGCGGCCGCACCCGAGGCGCCGACCCAACCAGAAGCCGCTGCGGTCGAGAACCCGGCCGGCCAACGAGCGCACGCCGAGGCGCCCACGCTGTTCTCCGCGGCATCATCCGGTTACGACGCCCCTCTCGCCGCCACCGGCGAGGAGGAGCCATCGTTCGGAGGCGGACCGCTGTTCCTTCAGCCGCAAGCCCCGGAGGAGAAGCCGAAGGCCGCACGGTCTGCCCGCGCGAAGGCCAAGGTCAAGACGCCCGTGCAGGACGGCGCCGAGCAGGGCCAGACCGACACCCCCGCCGAGGCGGCGTCCCCTGACCAGACCCCGACCGACTCGGGTCGTGTCGAGGCGAAGGCAGACGAGGCCGGCGCAGACCAGGCGGGCGCAGACCAGCCGAGCGCAGACCAGCCGAGCGCAGACCAGCCGCGCGCAGACGAGCCGAGCGCAGACGAGGCGCGCACCGGCAGGACGACTGTGGGCACCGCGGATGCGGAGACCGCCGCCGACGCCGATGCCGGTGATGACAACGACACGGACGATGACTCGGACACCGATGACTCGGACACCGACGACTCGGACACCGACGATTCGAATGCGGACGACTCGGGTTCCGGACGCAGCCGGCGGCGTCGCCGCGGGCGGCGGGGTCGTGGCCGTGGCCGCGGCGATCAGGGCGGTGAGAACGGTGACGACGACGAGTCCGCCGACACCGACGCCGCACGCACCGACGCCGCAGATACCGCCGCGGACACCGGAGCCGCGAAGACCGTCGACCGCGACACCGATACCGATACCGGCGACCGTGGCAGGGCCGACCGCACCGGCGGCGCCGACGACGCCGCGAGCGATCGTGACGACTCCGACGAGGCCGACGCCGACGCCGAGGGCGCGGATGATTCGCGCTCGGAGGACGGCCGCCCGTCCGGGAAGCGCAACAAGCGGCGTCGTCGTGCAGGTGGCGACAGGACCGATGACGCCGAGGGCACGAAGGCACGCTCAGACGCCGCCGACCAGGACGGTTCGGGGAGTGACTCCGCCGGCGCTGACGCCGACGACTCCGACGACTCCGCGGACGACGAGTCGGGTGACGGGTCGTCGACCCGCCGGCGCCGTCGTCGCCGCAGGCGCAAGGTCGGAGGCGAGCAGGAGGATGCGTCGCCGGACGATCCCCCGAACACCGTGGTCCACGAGCGGGAACCGCGCAGCAAGCGTGTCCGCGACGAGGTCCAGGGGATCTCGGGGTCGACGCGGCTCGAGGCGAAGCGTCAGCGGCGTCGCGACGGCCGCGATGCCGGTCGTCGTCGGCCGCCGATCCTGACCGAGTCGGAGTTCCTCGCACGCCGCGAGGCCGTCGACCGGGTGATGGTGGTGCGTGAGCGCAGCGCCAACAGCCGTATCTCCACCGGTGACGGTCACGAGATCGACGCGGTGGAGGACTACACCCAGGTCGCCGTGCTCGAGGACGGTGTCCTCGTCGAACACTTCGTGACGACGTCGACCTCGTCGTCGATGGTCGGCAACATCTACCTCGGTCGGGTGCAGAACGTCCTGCCCGGCATGGAGGCCGCGTTCGTCGACATCGGTCGCGGGCGCAACGGAGTGCTCTACGCCGGTGAGGTCAACTGGGACGCTGCCGGTCTCGACGGGGGTTCCCGCAAGATCGAGCAGGCACTCAAGCCAGGCGACAACGTGCTGGTGCAGGTCAGCAAGGACCCCGTCGGGCACAAGGGTGCTCGCCTGACCACGCAGATCTCACTCGCGGGCCGCTACCTGGTGTACGTGCCGGGTGGCTCGTCCACCGGTATCAGCCGCAAACTGCCCGACGTGGAGCGCAAGCGC
It contains:
- the folC gene encoding bifunctional tetrahydrofolate synthase/dihydrofolate synthase; the protein is MSDENGFPEEDPAVLGMDASGDPLELSALLDDEERAADAESEIAPLRVTDSADDLAELADVEADLDTRWPETKIEPSLTRIAAVMDLLGSPQHGYPAIHVAGTNGKTSVTRMIDALMTAFHRRTGRITSPHLQRVTERISLDGKPIPARTYIDTYRELEPYITMVDDSSTAAGGPRMSKFEVLTAMAYAVFAEAPVDVAVVETGMGGRWDATNVIDGAVSVITPIAMDHADYLGDTLAAIAGEKAGIIKPGESDAPGAVDPVTVIAEQTPEVMDVLLRAAVEAGTVVARQGSEFAVLDSVIAVGGQMLRIQGLGGVYDEVFLPLHGAHQASNAALALAAVEAFFGAGPGRQLDIDTVRAGFATVANPGRLERLRSAPTVFADAAHNPHGAAALADALAEEFDFRRLIGVVGVLGDKDARGLLEALEPVLDAVVVTDNGSPRALDPETLAEYAREVFGEDRVVVKPFLPDAVEEAIALAEEAHGERVSGAGVVITGSVVTAGAARTLFGKEPS
- a CDS encoding DUF4233 domain-containing protein, whose amino-acid sequence is MTRYTPPTNDPWKGLRGVMAGTMILEVIVVILAFPVVWRLGDGLTWLSGGYLVVLIVAMILACGMQGRRNAIAIDLGLQVALIVGGVFHWSIAVVGVVFGSVWLYIRYIKADVEKRVERGLLPGQEPID
- the ndk gene encoding nucleoside-diphosphate kinase, which produces MTERTLVLIKPDGVERGLVGDIISRIERKGLTLAALELKTVSDDVAAGHYAEHEGKPFYSSLLEFITSGPLVAAVLEGPRAIAAFRQIAGGTDPVEKAVPGTIRGDFALNTQYNLVHGSDSPESAEREIALWFPELTS
- a CDS encoding translation initiation factor IF-2 N-terminal domain-containing protein; the protein is MTDNGSPADANAASEPAEEFPSKLRVHALARFLGLTSRQVLAHLANLGVQTRSPQSSVDRELAQAVAARVRAEGEGDETAAAPAEPSAAPTEAPETAEAPVTAEVPAAEPAAAPEAPTQPEAAAVENPAGQRAHAEAPTLFSAASSGYDAPLAATGEEEPSFGGGPLFLQPQAPEEKPKAARSARAKAKVKTPVQDGAEQGQTDTPAEAASPDQTPTDSGRVEAKADEAGADQAGADQPSADQPSADQPRADEPSADEARTGRTTVGTADAETAADADAGDDNDTDDDSDTDDSDTDDSDTDDSNADDSGSGRSRRRRRGRRGRGRGRGDQGGENGDDDESADTDAARTDAADTAADTGAAKTVDRDTDTDTGDRGRADRTGGADDAASDRDDSDEADADAEGADDSRSEDGRPSGKRNKRRRRAGGDRTDDAEGTKARSDAADQDGSGSDSAGADADDSDDSADDESGDGSSTRRRRRRRRRKVGGEQEDASPDDPPNTVVHEREPRSKRVRDEVQGISGSTRLEAKRQRRRDGRDAGRRRPPILTESEFLARREAVDRVMVVRERSANSRISTGDGHEIDAVEDYTQVAVLEDGVLVEHFVTTSTSSSMVGNIYLGRVQNVLPGMEAAFVDIGRGRNGVLYAGEVNWDAAGLDGGSRKIEQALKPGDNVLVQVSKDPVGHKGARLTTQISLAGRYLVYVPGGSSTGISRKLPDVERKRLKQILAKLVPDEAGVIIRTASEGVSAEELGADIARLESQWKAIDASVAEAKKGGASAPKALYEEPDLLVRVVRDLFNEDFKKLVVEGDKAWNLVEGYVNSVASDLMERVEKFEKPHADAPDSFVVHRIDEQLAKALDRKVWLPSGGTLIIEHTEAMTVVDVNTGKFTGSGGNLEETVTRNNLEAAEEIVRQMRLRDIGGMIIVDFIDMVLESNRDLVLRRLTEALARDRTRHQVSEVTSLGLVQMTRKRLGTGLLEAFSTTCTSCNGRGIIVHANPVEVRSDDTARPDAAGSKRSRRGKKKVDTPAESKPAVNPAHKPAAEHPLFRAMAATTHDGEEVEGGHDEAAPADVAVAEVSRGERRARAAESEAKDEKAEQVTEPDTEKVRPQVDAQVAAPAEKAEAAVAAEPTDGGAPAVARRRRRVVRRPAQTTTAPENVVMTAVDVVPETPTTTFGPISTDPGEATVAVRRRPRKRTAGRPAGPPPADT